The Sorangiineae bacterium MSr11367 genome window below encodes:
- a CDS encoding RES family NAD+ phosphorylase — MNFQTDIAGLWKACEGEKHLAALALDAYRAVESQHITSTRKLVDSDEEQLLLEELIDTVKPPVPNGPEFRGLHYLLFTPFRHPPLRWGSRFGTRAERGMWYGSGDVETCFAEVAYYRLLFLEGTTADLGIVTIELTTFVANVAATRGIDLTKPPFREHEMHISSKTSYAAAQPLGRAMRAAGVEAFLFRSARTVLDPAAPHPNAHHGINVGLFDPVFASKKPTSTKYQTWTCTAGRDKVEVSRKSIAHPLTKAGESLVFPRRDFEVDGSFPVCA, encoded by the coding sequence GTGAATTTCCAGACGGATATCGCAGGGCTGTGGAAGGCATGCGAGGGTGAAAAGCACCTTGCGGCACTGGCCTTGGACGCCTATCGCGCTGTCGAATCGCAGCACATTACCTCTACCCGCAAGCTCGTCGACTCGGACGAGGAGCAGCTCCTGTTGGAGGAGCTCATCGACACGGTGAAACCGCCCGTGCCGAACGGGCCCGAGTTTCGCGGCCTGCACTATTTGCTTTTCACCCCCTTCCGTCATCCCCCGCTGCGGTGGGGCTCTCGCTTTGGAACGCGGGCCGAACGGGGCATGTGGTACGGCTCCGGCGACGTCGAAACGTGTTTCGCCGAAGTCGCCTATTACCGTCTTCTCTTTTTGGAGGGGACGACGGCGGACCTGGGCATCGTCACCATCGAGCTGACGACCTTCGTGGCGAACGTGGCCGCCACCCGCGGCATCGACCTGACGAAGCCGCCCTTCCGCGAGCACGAGATGCACATCTCGTCGAAAACGTCGTACGCCGCCGCGCAGCCTTTGGGCCGCGCCATGCGCGCCGCCGGGGTCGAGGCCTTCCTCTTCCGCTCGGCCCGCACCGTCTTGGATCCCGCCGCGCCCCACCCCAACGCGCACCACGGCATCAACGTGGGCCTCTTCGATCCCGTCTTCGCGAGCAAAAAGCCGACGAGCACGAAGTACCAAACCTGGACCTGCACCGCGGGCCGCGACAAGGTCGAAGTCTCCCGCAAGAGCATCGCCCACCCCCTCACGAAGGCAGGCGAGTCCCTGGTATTCCCCCGCCGCGACTTCGAAGTCGACGGCTCGTTCCCCGTCTGCGCTTAG
- a CDS encoding DUF2384 domain-containing protein — protein MNQVAPNPEEGVVLTKAILRVAEALGLSQRELARILGVSEATVSRLMTSTFITPSKKEGELALLLVRIFRGLDALVGGDERKVQAWFHSPNAHLGGIPAERVLTVEGLVDVATYLDAMRGHV, from the coding sequence ATGAACCAAGTCGCACCCAACCCGGAAGAGGGCGTCGTTTTAACCAAGGCCATTCTCCGGGTAGCCGAAGCCCTGGGCCTCTCGCAACGGGAGCTGGCACGTATCCTCGGCGTGAGCGAGGCCACGGTGTCGAGGCTCATGACGAGCACCTTCATAACGCCGAGCAAGAAGGAGGGGGAGTTGGCTCTTCTCCTGGTGCGCATCTTCCGCGGGCTCGATGCCCTCGTCGGTGGGGACGAGCGGAAAGTTCAAGCCTGGTTTCACTCTCCGAATGCCCATCTCGGGGGCATTCCCGCCGAGCGCGTGCTCACCGTCGAGGGCCTGGTCGATGTGGCCACTTATCTCGACGCCATGCGCGGGCACGTGTAG
- a CDS encoding Stp1/IreP family PP2C-type Ser/Thr phosphatase: MIDSIRFFAATDVGKVREHNEDNFLVDKKLALFVVADGMGGHAAGEVASAIAVRTLHEEIKREKELIDDYVNGATGAAKVTQKDIIALLEHAVQRACAKIHEEAQGDADKRGMGTTLSAIIVLGHQAFIAHVGDTRIYMMRGDEVHQVTEDHTVHNELIKRGKLSREQIEKVAHKNAITRAVGVYERVEVDTLVIELLPSDTFVLASDGLTGYLQSVEELLTHLQKDGDQAAKSLVELANERGGKDNITLIIVKVGEEGEGDDERARRLALKRDVLARMPLFAKLTERELLRVMQAVEVRAFHEGDVVIQEGDRGDELFIVLEGKVRVSRGEATLTELGPGEHVGEMALIRSVPRSATVTALGGTAELIAIKRIDFFEILRKEHELAVKLLWQFLGVLADRLDQTSSELKHAREELTAEDITADIFPIAEQPTSPFPVR; the protein is encoded by the coding sequence ATGATCGACTCGATTCGGTTCTTTGCAGCCACGGACGTGGGGAAGGTCCGCGAGCACAACGAGGACAACTTCCTCGTCGACAAAAAGCTCGCGCTCTTCGTCGTGGCCGATGGCATGGGCGGGCACGCGGCCGGAGAAGTGGCCAGCGCCATTGCCGTGCGCACGTTGCACGAGGAGATCAAGCGGGAAAAAGAGCTGATTGACGACTACGTCAATGGAGCGACGGGGGCCGCCAAGGTCACGCAGAAGGACATCATCGCGCTGCTCGAGCACGCGGTGCAGCGGGCCTGCGCGAAGATCCACGAGGAAGCTCAAGGCGACGCGGACAAGCGCGGGATGGGCACCACCCTCAGCGCGATCATCGTGCTCGGGCACCAAGCCTTCATCGCCCACGTCGGCGACACGCGCATCTACATGATGCGGGGCGATGAAGTGCATCAGGTTACCGAAGACCACACGGTGCACAACGAGCTCATCAAGCGCGGTAAGCTGTCGCGCGAGCAGATCGAGAAGGTCGCCCACAAGAACGCGATCACGCGCGCGGTGGGTGTCTACGAGCGGGTCGAGGTAGACACGCTGGTCATCGAGCTTCTGCCCAGCGACACCTTCGTGCTCGCGAGCGACGGACTCACGGGCTACCTGCAGAGCGTCGAAGAGCTGCTCACGCACCTGCAAAAGGACGGCGACCAGGCGGCGAAATCGCTCGTGGAGCTGGCGAACGAGCGGGGCGGCAAGGACAACATCACGCTCATCATCGTCAAGGTGGGCGAGGAGGGCGAGGGCGACGACGAGCGCGCGCGGCGCCTTGCACTCAAACGCGACGTGCTGGCGCGCATGCCGCTGTTCGCGAAGCTCACCGAGCGCGAGCTGCTTCGGGTCATGCAGGCCGTCGAGGTGCGGGCCTTCCACGAGGGCGACGTGGTCATCCAAGAGGGCGACCGCGGCGACGAGTTGTTCATCGTCCTCGAGGGCAAGGTGCGCGTCTCGCGCGGCGAGGCCACGCTCACGGAGCTGGGCCCCGGCGAACACGTGGGCGAAATGGCCCTGATCCGCAGCGTGCCGCGTTCGGCGACGGTCACCGCCCTGGGCGGCACGGCGGAGCTCATCGCCATCAAACGCATCGACTTTTTCGAAATCCTGCGCAAAGAGCACGAACTCGCGGTCAAGCTGCTGTGGCAATTCCTCGGCGTGTTGGCCGATCGGCTCGACCAAACGAGCAGCGAACTCAAACACGCGCGCGAGGAGCTGACGGCCGAGGACATCACGGCGGACATTTTTCCCATCGCCGAGCAACCAACGTCGCCATTTCCGGTACGTTGA
- a CDS encoding PrsW family intramembrane metalloprotease has translation MFTRLFVTRSGQERLLVPGLVAFLLTLAVGFAIASYWSHRATTDEERAAALANGKQFAAAEAIYVRLLHERPSVPLVLAFLDNHERAITDRIRRRLQGEAYDPIAEHAAGALLNDDTLDEVLWRDLPPDITLVARFWRGVEADAVPRHVREQMLAGAKGEPPVPWYNHLLAREAQQSGAPMEAAIYFEREGLTFPERAGDVDIALNLWMNAGAWDHVRDRLQDARVFKAAGPLTKYRFAVNERDWKGAALQLWVNWKQRWQGMGLLMSAVSALAWAFVCGRLGKLGERPWFRLPLYIVAFGLGVASVIPTMFLIAVEESRLRLIETGDMVRDILFFVFGVGLREEASKLLLFLPLVPILRKWGDRLDVLVAGAMVGLGFAAEENIDYIAQGAVHSGLARFLTANFLHMAMTGILATALFEFIEDGERHASNFLRTSLFVVGLHGAYDFFLSHEEMGGSFIAMAVFLFLTKPFLEAVDAARRRADKGISLLQAFVLAISVVTGVTFVYASGAMGPQQAAATMLQGLLGIAILLFFFVRELRAM, from the coding sequence ATGTTCACGAGGCTCTTCGTCACCAGATCGGGTCAGGAGCGGCTGCTCGTTCCCGGGCTCGTCGCGTTTCTTCTGACCCTCGCGGTGGGCTTCGCGATCGCTTCGTACTGGAGCCACCGGGCCACCACGGACGAAGAGCGCGCCGCGGCGCTGGCCAATGGCAAACAGTTCGCGGCGGCGGAGGCGATCTACGTCCGCCTTCTGCACGAGCGGCCGAGTGTGCCGTTGGTGCTCGCGTTTCTGGACAACCACGAGCGCGCCATCACCGATCGCATCCGCCGCCGTCTTCAAGGCGAAGCTTACGACCCCATTGCCGAGCATGCTGCCGGCGCCCTGCTCAACGACGATACGCTGGACGAGGTGCTCTGGCGCGATCTCCCGCCGGACATCACCCTGGTGGCGCGTTTCTGGCGCGGGGTGGAGGCCGATGCCGTGCCTCGCCACGTGCGCGAGCAGATGCTCGCGGGTGCGAAGGGCGAGCCCCCGGTGCCTTGGTACAACCACCTGCTCGCGCGCGAAGCGCAGCAATCGGGTGCGCCCATGGAGGCGGCCATCTATTTCGAGCGCGAAGGTTTGACCTTTCCGGAGCGCGCCGGCGACGTGGACATTGCGCTCAACCTTTGGATGAACGCCGGCGCCTGGGATCACGTGCGGGATCGCTTGCAGGATGCACGCGTTTTCAAGGCGGCTGGGCCCCTGACCAAATACCGGTTTGCGGTCAACGAGCGCGATTGGAAGGGCGCGGCGCTGCAGCTCTGGGTCAATTGGAAGCAGCGCTGGCAGGGCATGGGGCTTTTGATGAGCGCCGTCTCCGCGCTGGCCTGGGCCTTCGTTTGCGGGCGCTTGGGAAAGCTGGGGGAGCGCCCGTGGTTTCGCTTGCCGCTCTACATCGTGGCCTTCGGGCTCGGTGTGGCCAGCGTGATTCCGACCATGTTCCTCATTGCGGTGGAGGAGTCGCGCCTGCGCCTGATCGAGACGGGCGACATGGTGAGGGACATCCTCTTCTTCGTCTTTGGCGTGGGGCTGCGCGAGGAGGCTTCCAAGTTGCTCCTCTTCTTGCCGCTCGTGCCTATCTTGCGAAAATGGGGAGACCGCCTGGACGTGCTGGTGGCCGGCGCGATGGTGGGCCTTGGCTTCGCCGCCGAGGAGAACATCGACTACATCGCGCAGGGCGCAGTGCACAGCGGCCTCGCGCGCTTTCTCACGGCCAATTTTCTGCACATGGCCATGACCGGCATTCTGGCGACGGCGCTGTTCGAGTTCATCGAGGACGGCGAGCGCCACGCATCGAATTTTCTCCGCACCTCGCTCTTCGTCGTGGGACTGCACGGCGCGTATGACTTTTTTCTCTCGCACGAAGAGATGGGCGGCTCCTTCATCGCGATGGCCGTGTTCCTCTTTTTGACGAAGCCGTTCCTCGAGGCCGTCGACGCGGCCCGCCGGCGCGCCGACAAAGGTATCTCGTTGCTTCAAGCCTTCGTGCTGGCCATCTCCGTGGTGACCGGCGTCACCTTCGTCTATGCCTCCGGGGCGATGGGGCCGCAGCAAGCGGCGGCCACCATGCTTCAAGGCCTTCTCGGCATCGCCATTCTGCTCTTCTTCTTCGTCCGCGAGCTGCGGGCCATGTAG